A single Gambusia affinis linkage group LG22, SWU_Gaff_1.0, whole genome shotgun sequence DNA region contains:
- the fntb gene encoding protein farnesyltransferase subunit beta, whose translation MDGVPTPLRCFGEQHPAEMFEDDGVETVTSVEQKKVEETIEAAINVYKQMHSFPQPTLLREQHYQYLKKGLRHLSDAYECLDASRPWLCFWILHSLELLEESIPSANASEVCQFLAHCQSPTGGFAGGPGQHAHLAPTYAAVNALCIIGTEEAYNVIDREKLLDFLWSLKQPDGSFVMHIGGEVDVRSAYCAASVASLTNIMTPKLFEDTTNWILSCQNWEGGLSGVPGLEAHGGYTFCGTAALVILGKEHMLDLKALLRWVISRQMRFEGGFQGRCNKLVDGCYSFWQAGLLPLLHRALFNDGESELSQQRWMFDQQALQEYILLCCQNPTGGLLDKPGKSRDFYHTCYCLSGLSIAQHFGNTQHYHEVILGTEENRLAPTHPVYNICPDKVAKAVQHFRQLSIPGASRQAGPSADAEPSEPASASAGPQS comes from the exons ATGGACGGTGTTCCAACTCCTTTGCGGTGCTTCGGTGAGCAGCACCCGGCAGAAATGTTTGAGGATGACGGGGTGGAAACGGTGACTTCGGTGGAGCAG AAAAAAGTGGAGGAGACCATCGAAGCGGCCATCAATGTTTACAAGCAGATGCACAGCTTTCCTCA GCCAACATTGTTGAGGGAACAACATTACCAGTATCTCAAGAAAGGTTTACGTCACCTATCGGATGCTTACGAG TGTCTGGATGCGAGCAGACCGTGGCTTTGCTTCTGGATCCTTCACAGTCTGGAGTTACTGGAGGAATCCATTCCTTCTGCCAACGCCTCCGA AGTGTGTCAGTTCCTGGCTCACTGTCAGAGCCCAACAGGGGGCTTTGCTGGCGGACCTGGCCAACACGCCCACCTCGCGCCCACCTACGCCGCCGTCAACGCCCTCTGCATCATCGGCACAGAGGAGGCCTATAACGTGATAGACAG GGAGAAGCTTTTAGACTTCCTGTGGTCGCTGAAGCAGCCAGACGGCTCCTTTGTGATGCACATTGGAGGAGAGGTGGATGTCAG GAGCGCTTACTGCGCCGCTTCTGTAGCGTCGCTAACGAACATCATGACACCGAAGCTGTTTGAAGACACAACCAACTGGATCCTGAG CTGTCAGAACTGGGAGGGCGGCCTGAGCGGCGTGCCAGGCTTGGAGGCTCATGGCGGTTACACGTTCTGTGGCACAGCCGCCCTCGTCATCCTGGGCAAAGAACACATGCTGGATCTGAAGGCCTTGCTA CGCTGGGTGATCAGCAGACAGATGCGATTTGAAGGAGGCTTCCAGGGTCGCTGTAACAAACTGGTGGACGGATGTTACTCCTTCTGGCAGGCTGGACTCCTGCCTCTCCTGCACAGAGCCTTATTCAACGACG GAGAGTCGGAGCTCAGTCAGCAGCGGTGGATGTTCGACCAGCAGGCCCTGCAGGAGTACATCCTCCTGTGCTGCCAGAATCCAACAGGGGGCCTTCTGGACAAACCTGGCAA ATCCAGAGACTTTTACCACACATGTTACTGCCTCAGCGGCCTCTCCATAGCGCAGCACTTTGGGAACACGCAGCATTACCATGAGGTGATCCTCGGCACGGAGGAGAACCGGCTG GCTCCCACTCATCCAGTTTACAACATTTGTCCCGACAAGGTGGCTAAAGCCGTGCAGCACTTCCGCCAGTTGTCGATTCCTGGTGCCAGCAGGCAGGCCGGACCTTCTGCTGATGCCGAGCCGTCAGAACCGGCCTCTGCTTCCGCCGGGCCTCAGTCCTAG